ttaTAAGCACCCCAAATattcaactgatgaatggacaaacaaaatgtggtatatacatgcaatggaatattattcagccttaaaatggagtgaagtactgatacatgctacaacatgaatgaactgtGAAAATATTACGCTAACTGAAAGATACCAAACACGAAAGGACGGATAGTGTATGATTCTATTACATGAAAGTCTataataggcaaatccatagagatagaaagtagattaatggttgccagaggctggggtgaGAAGAGAGAATATGGAGTGACTCCtaatgggttttctttttggggtggtaaaaatatttgaaattgattgtggtggtggttgcacaactctgtgattgtactaaaaaccactgattgtgcactttaaatgggtgaatttttatgttaagtggaataaaccaggcacagaaggagaaatgctgcatgttctcacgCATATGTGggagtgaaaacaaaacaaaacaaaacaaagcacatacaaataataataataataagttaaaccttcgaaaggagagagaaaaactggttatcagaggcaggaaaggggaggggggaggagggacagagagaggcaggttaatggacacaaaattacagctagataggaaaaacaagccctattggtgtacagtcaacccagAAATGTATAATTAGTAATGATTTACTACATGCAaccaaacaactagaagagagaagatcgaatattcatatcacaaagaaattaagttttgtaatgatgaatttgctaattaccctgaatagatcaacacACTTTGTATACATGGTCTGTGatataactctgcaccccataaatatgtacaatcaatgtttccataaaaaaattttttaaaaaatgggtgaattttatggaatgtgaattatatctcaataaagccattaCCCAGTTGTaggggattgaattatgtccccgccaactccctgaagcttgaattttgtgaCGCcgaggttttatgtattagaaacttggtccccactgtcactattaagagggtgggaaatcctagtatggtaattgataggtggagccctgaagagatGATCAGATTGTGGAAACATGCCATAGTGAGTGGCTTAAAAATGGtcgtcaggggcgtggttctgagggctttaaaagaagggtaATTATACAattactctctgcttccaacatctcgccatgtgagacccctatcCCTACTACTatactagatggactttggacttcccagccgcAGAAGCTGaacaataaatttccttttctttatagattactcAGTTCGAAGTATTTTGATATAATAGTAGAAAGGAGGCAGAGGGACAATGTGGGGAGGGGCCCTCTGGGGCCCTTTTAGTGCAAGACCACAAGGccacattaaaacaaaatgataagAAAGCTCCTCAAGATGGCGGCGGCCGAGGAGCGAGGAGGATATGGAATATTATCTTGTAAAATGGAAAGGATGGCCAGATTCTACAAATACTTGGGAACCTTTGCAAAATCTCAAGTGCCCATTATTGCTTCAGCAATTCTCTAATGACAAGCATAATTATTTATCTCAGGTAAAGAAAGGCAAAGCAGTAActccaaaaaataataacaaagctTTGAAACCTGCCCTTGCTGAGTACATTGTAAAGAAAGCTAAACAAAGGATAGCTCTACAGAGATGGCAAGATGAActcaacagaagaaagaatcataaAGGAAtgatatttgttgaaaatactgttGACTTAGAGGGCCCACCTTCAGACTTCTTCTACATTAATGAATACAGACCAGCTCCTGGAATCAGCTTAGTAAATGAAGCTACCTTTGGTTGTTCCTGCACAGATtgcttctttgagaaatgttgtCCTGCTGAAGCTGGAGTTCTTTTGGCTTATAATAAAAACCAGCAAATTAAAATCCCACCTGGTACCCCCATCTATGAATGCAACTCAAGGTGTCAGTGTGGACCTGATTGTCCCAATAGGATTGTACAAAAAGGTAATCACAAGTGAAGAAGCTGAAAGACGAGGGCAGTTATATGACAACAAAGGCATCACATATCTCTTTGATCTGGACTATGAATCTGATGAATTCACAGTGGATGCAGCTCGATTTGGAAATGTGTCTCATTTTGTGAATCACAGTTGTGACCCAAATCTTCAGGTGTTCAATGTTTTCATTGATAACCTCGATACTCGTCTTCCCAGAATAGCGTTATTTTCCACAAGAACCATAAATCCTGGAGAAGAGCTGACTTTTGATTATCAAATGAAAGGTTCTGGAGATATATCTTCAGATTCTATTGACCATAGTCCAAACAAAAAGAGGGTGAGAACTGTATGCAAATGTGGAACTGTGACTTGCAGAGGTTACCTCAACTGAATTTTTGGAAAATAGAGCTGATGATAATTGTAGTTTTGgttttttctaattgttaaaatttttttaaaaataagtatttgggACTAATTTTTGTATTATCAAGAGTATACCTAAGTTAATTTCCAGTTCATGCTTCAAGACATTTGCCAAATGCATTACTGATGCTTCTGAAGAGAGACACAGGGTCACGTAGACTGATGTGAGTATGTGTATTTAGTGGTCAGACACCAAACATGGAAGGTGAGCTAATTACCTATCAGCATATGCATACTTAAGAAATCTATGTGaatagagaaatgcctccttcaGTGTTTGAAAAGTGTTAAACTGGTAACGTAACAGTTGCTGGAATCAAACATTCAACTTGCCATACACCTTGAATTTGGAGAAATAATTCAATTTGGGCAAATATACAAGTTCTATTTTTGTTactatattgttatttttgtttaatactCACTGTACTTGTGTTTGAGACAAATCGGTGATACTGAATTTTATActctattttctactttttcattaaaacattGGCATTAATGTAGATATTTAAGgcataaaattaaatgtgaaaaattaaaaaaaaaaaaaaaatgataggagTGTGTCCAAGGGGCACAGAAGCCAAATAGAAGGGCTTCCAATGGTCGATAATGGAATAAGttgaacaaaaaaatcacaaacaaaaacaaaagaacactaGTGTTGGTACATaaaccaaaacataaaataaagatCCATGTGTCCACACTGATTTAAATAtgggaataaacaaacaaattgtAAGGTCACCAAGGAAAGAGGCGCTGGCTGGGCAAAGGACGGAAAGAGCTTTTATTAGCAAGTGGCAAGCAGACCTGCCGGGCTGGGACGAAACGTGGCGTCAGGCCGAGAGGTGTCTTCTTTTACAGGGTCAAGTTGAACATCGGACCTGACTGAGGGAAATGGTTACAGTGTTTCTCTCTGGGTACAGCCTCCTCAGCCTGCTCATGGGAAGACACTTAAGGAAACCgaaacttagagaaacaaaactgaaggACAAGGGCTTTCTAAAAGTTAGGGACCTAACACAGATAGGGGAGAAGGAACAAATCTCCAacacagaagaattccaaataattaacGTAGACACTCTTCTCTCGAGTAAGTGGAGCACGATCACTCACCACTTAGGTGTGGGCTGCACCTAGTGACCCTTGACGTGATGTGAGGAGAATGGCACTTTGCTTATGTGATATTTATCTCAAAAAATATAACTCTGATCTAGTCATGATGAAACACATCAGGGAGACCTAAATTGAGGGACGTTCTACAAAACACCTCACCAGtgtcctcaaaactgtcaaaattgtaaaaacaagaaaaatctgagaCACTGTGCCAGTATAGAAAAGCCTAAGGAAACATGAAAACGATCTCTAATATTGTACCGTGGATGCATTCTAagaacagaaaagggacattaaaaactaagaaaattaaaataaagtacgGTCTgtagataataataatgtatcaatactgGTTGTGACAAAGGTACCATTATAACGATAACAATAGGAAGACCTGGGCGtaaggtatatgggaaatctcagtaatattcttgcaatttttctgtaaatgtaaaatagttctaaaataaaaagcttatttaaTGGCCAAAGTCCTGCCTgctttctacaaaaaaattctagaaaatttccGTGCATTTGTTTGCTTCCATACCTTTAGATCTTTCTATAATCTCTCCTTATGTTTCAGACTctggtttttctctctctttctctttttaatcaaACTACTATTTCGTTTCTTCCATCCCTTGATTTCAATCCTTTGCATGTGAACAGTCTGAAAATCTCCACCACTTCTCAGAACCTCAAGCATGATAGGACGGTAACAAATCAATAACCTCAGCTCAGGGAATGAGGCTGTTACAGTTTGTTGCTCACAGAATGGCTCTCATGCTTTTCTACAGACATTACTTCATTACAATCATCTTGCTAATTGTAATCCAAGACATTtgctctctctctatctctctaaaGATAATTCAAGCTGATGATAGTAATCAGGACTCTGAAGAGTGCTGgattcattcattaaaatatacattacaaTATGAGTGGGGGAACTCTTGTATAAAATCAAATCATTCTTTTACTCTGATTATTCACTTTAAGCCTCCCTGCCTACAGAAATTATACAATTACTCaatcaaataatttctcttaAGCAACTAAAATGAGATCTGTATTGAAGGGATATGGAAAGTTGTATGAACCAGTTATGGTCTCCGCCTTCATGGAGGTCGGTTAGACGGCCGCACTAAAACATTTCATAAAAGAGTAAACAATGCAAGACAGTGTGCAAACGAGTCAGAAATTGAGTGACAGTCCATACAAGCGTTCGTCATGTGCTTTCAAAGTCAGGATGGCTACGTGAAAAAACCTAATAtcaactataaataaaaatggtgctTCCAGATAACAGGAATAGAATGAatataagtagaagaaaagaagcagGGTGTCTGGGAGGTATCAAGGCTGTTCTGAGGCGAATAatgtatttttcttgaaaaataataagagatAATCTTAGTGTCATTAGGTAGGTAGGACTTTGATGTTGATAAAATTACTTTGTACTTTGAAAGCCATGTGCAGTTGTTTAGTTTTAATGAAActtaactgatttttttcctttcggCTTTACTGAGGAATAATAGATAcacaaaaaacagcaacaaaaaaatgcatGGGCTCAGCATGTGAGGGTGCCAGATGCCGGGAGCTGGAATCGAGAGGacgaggaaaagagggaaggaaggtcCTTCAGAGCCTGGTCAGCCCAGAAACAGAGGTGACTGTAGAGCATCCCAGGGACGCTTTGCACAGACTGTCACCGGCTGTCCGTAACTCCACTGGCGCCCCGCTCCTCACCAGCCTCATAATCCTCTCTGGGCCCTTGCCAGGCGAAGGCTGAATCACAATAAGTCATTGGATGGCCTTGATCCTGGTGTTTAGCTGAGGGTGGGAGGTTGTGAGCCTGTGGCCTCTAATGAGGTATGTGGGAACCTGGGCTCTGGGCCATTGGCCTGCTGAGGCCATTGCAAGGAGGAGGCTGGGAAAAGCTGGTCTGCAGCCTGGGCTGCATTACCCTGTCCTATCTCCTGCCCCAGAGTGTCCTGTGCTTCCTGGAGAGCTCTGGGAGCCACAGAAACAGGCACGTTGAAACCACTAACAATTTATTTTGTAGTAACCAACAAGGAGAGGTGGGCTCAAGTCCAAAGGGTTTCTCTTGTCCCAAAAGAGAGTCTGTCCTAGGCAACACTGAAGCCTGACTTGGGGCTCTGGTCCCCACCTGGCAGCCTTCCAGCTCTGTGTGGGGAAGCAATTCCTGAGTTTTGGGGCTGCCCAGGAAGCAGCTGCCCAAGAAGGCAGACCTAGGGGCCGGGACCCCTGGGCCCAGGCCTGCAGAATTTCCTGGAGAATGAGTTCTCGAAATTTGGAAGCAGGAGCCCAGTTCCCTGGGCTTGGCCTCAGGCCTCTGCCCCATCAGTGCCCAGGTGGCCACCCAGGGCCCTGATGcctggccttcccagcctcctgtgTGATGGAGGCTGCTGGCTGAAAAGCCTTCTCCTGCTGTGCCCTCTCCGCAGGAGGCAGTTGCTCCTCCAACCCCCTATTGACACTGGCTTGGCCTTGCAGGGCATAAGCAGGTGCCAGGTAGGCACACAGTGCTCTTGCAAGGTTTGCCCTGCCTTGGCCCAATTTCTAGCAATGGCTGGGGCCACAGGGGGCTCGGTCCCCTCTGTTGTCATCCTGGCTGCTGGGGGCCTGTGGTACTCCTTGTGCCCCTCTTCTCCCAGGTCTCAGGCTGTGGCCTGGCTGGGCCCTTCTGGGATAGATACTTATGCCCTCTAAGGGGGACTCCATCACTCAGGTCAACCAGGGTGAGCATGCAGGGCACACTGTCAGCTGGCTAGGGCTGGGagaacaccatgctctccctcctctccagtgGCCCACAAGGGTCCAGCCTCCCCAGTGACAGTGAATTTAGTCCATCGAGGAGCTGTTCGGGCTGTGTGTTTCCCTGCCTTCAGAGGGAGGTTGAAAGCAGAGACCACTGTGCCCGTGGGGGTGACTTGGGCCTTGGCTGTGAGCCTTCAGTGGGCCAGGCAGGGCCTGGTGATGGGGCTTTCATGGGGCTGCAGAGGACTGGGCCTGTTCTGTGGTCCTGAGGGTGGCCATGGCTGATGCGGAAGTGACAGGGACCCAGCACTCCTGCTCAAAGTTGTATGGGGGAACCATGGGCCCCCAAAGTCCAGGTCTGTGGGGAGATGTTATTAGCTCTGTCTGGCAAGTCAGTAATCCATTTCTCAGGGGATGCTGTGACTAGTCCCCCCACAAATGGGGGCAACGAGGCTTCAGAGTCACACCCCCAGCCTCGACCACATGGCGGCCAGCTGAGCAGACCCCACTGACCTTGTCCTCTGCTGACTGGGCAAGGGGCTGGGGTAAGCCCAGGAGAGAGGCGGGTGGATTCACCCTTAGACGTCAGCGTCTGTCTCTCATGTGTCAGGTGGGCTCTTCCATCTGTCATCTCCAGCTATAAAATCTGCTGTGGCCCCGACAATGAAACTGGAAGGAAATGAGGTCACTTATTCCTGTAACCCCTTTCCCCTCAGAAGTCCTCCTGTGCCCCACGGACCACCCCTTCTTGCCTCTTCCTGCTCTCATTCCTTTAACCTCTAACCTCACTTGGGCAAGGGCGCCATGGTGGCCTGGAGAGTTCATCAGCCACACGTCCACTGAGTCCTGCCCCTTCTCAGGATGCACCATCAGCTGCCCCATCCAAATGGGACCTTCTGGGGGACACGATCCCCCATAGCTCCCACCCAACTACGCAACAACAACCTACATTTTTATTGAGGGATAAATAGATAGAGAAAACAGGTTTTATGTATACCATGGAACATGGTTCAaccttcaaaaagaaggaaaaccagcCATTTGAAACAAATGAGGACATCGTGCaaggtaaaataagccagtcataaaatgACAAATACCGTATGATTCTGCTGATATGAAGTGCCTAACCTAGTCAGACTCATCACAGCAGTGACTAGAATGGTGGCGTTAGGGATGGGGAAGGGGTAAATAGGGAGCTGCTGTTGAAAAGGTATGACATCTTAATTACAgtagatgaataagttctagagatctgctgctcAACATCATGCCTGTAGTTAACAatgctgaactgtacacttaaacatATCTACTGACAGTAGGA
Above is a genomic segment from Cynocephalus volans isolate mCynVol1 chromosome 7, mCynVol1.pri, whole genome shotgun sequence containing:
- the LOC134382628 gene encoding LOW QUALITY PROTEIN: histone-lysine N-methyltransferase SUV39H2-like (The sequence of the model RefSeq protein was modified relative to this genomic sequence to represent the inferred CDS: inserted 2 bases in 1 codon), whose amino-acid sequence is MEYYLVKWKGWPDSTNTWEPLQNLKCPLLLQQFSNDKHNYLSQVKKGKAVTPKNNNKALKPALAEYIVKKAKQRIALQRWQDELNRRKNHKGMIFVENTVDLEGPPSDFFYINEYRPAPGISLVNEATFGCSCTDCFFEKCCPAEAGVLLAYNKNQQIKIPPGTPIYECNSRCQCGPDCPNRIVQKGXITSEEAERRGQLYDNKGITYLFDLDYESDEFTVDAARFGNVSHFVNHSCDPNLQVFNVFIDNLDTRLPRIALFSTRTINPGEELTFDYQMKGSGDISSDSIDHSPNKKRVRTVCKCGTVTCRGYLN